In Phacochoerus africanus isolate WHEZ1 chromosome 2, ROS_Pafr_v1, whole genome shotgun sequence, one DNA window encodes the following:
- the STOML2 gene encoding stomatin-like protein 2, mitochondrial produces MLARAARGTGALLLRGSVQASGRAPRRSSSGLPRNTVVLFVPQQEAWVVERMGRFHRILEPGLNILIPVLDRIRYVQSLKEIVINVPEQSAVTLDNVTLQIDGVLYLRIMDPYKASYGVEDPEYAVTQLAQTTMRSELGKLSLDKVFRERESLNASIVDAINQAADCWGIRCLRYEIKDIHVPPRVKESMQMQVEAERRKRATVLESEGTRESAINVAEGKKQAQILASEAEKAEQINQAAGEASAVLAKAKAKAEAIRILAAALTQHNGDAAASLTVAEQYVSAFSKLAKDSNTILLPSNPGDVTSMVAQAMGVYGALTKAPVPGPQDSVSSRSSRDVQGTDASLDEELDRVKLS; encoded by the exons ATGCTGGCGCGCGCGGCGCGGGGGACTGGAGCCCTTTTGCTGAGG GGCTCCGTACAGGCTTCTGGCCGTGCTCCGCGCCGCTCCTCCTCTGGATTGCCCCGAAACACCGTGGTACTATTTGTGCCCCAGCAGGAGGCCTGGGTGGTGGAGCGAATGGGCCGATTCCACCGGATCCTGGAGCCT GGCTTGAACATCCTCATCCCTGTGTTAGACCGGATCCGCTATGTCCAGAGTCTCAAGGAAATTGTCATCAACGTGCCTGAGCAGTCAGCTGTGACTCTTG ACAATGTAACTCTGCAAATTGATGGAGTCCTTTACCTGCGCATCATGGACCCTTACAAG GCCAGCTATGGTGTGGAGGACCCTGAGTATGCTGTCACCCAACTAGCTCAGACAACCATGAGATCAGAGCTTGGCAAACTTTCTCTGGACAAAGTCTTCCGG GAGCGGGAGTCCCTGAATGCTAGCATTGTAGATGCCATCAACCAGGCTGCTGACTGCTGGGGCATCCGCTGCCTCCGTTATGAGATCAAGGATATCCATGTGCCACCCCGGGTGAAAGAGtccatgcagatgcag GTGGAGGCAGAGCGGCGGAAACGGGCCACGGTTCTGGAGTCTGAGGGTACTCGAGAGTCGGCCATCAACGTGGCAGAGGGGAAGAAGCAGGCACAGATCCTGGCCTCCGAGGCAGAAAAGGCTGAACAAATAAATCAGGCAGCAG GAGAGGCCAGTGCAGTTCTGGCCAAAGCCAAGGCTAAAGCTGAAGCTATTCGCAttctggctgcagctctgacgcAACAT AATGGAGATGCAGCAGCCTCACTGACTGTGGCCGAGCAGTATGTCAGCGCGTTCTCTAAACTGGCCAAAGACTCCAACACTATCCTGCTGCCCTCCAACCCTGGCGATGTCACCAGTATGGTGGCTCAG GCCATGGGTGTGTATGGGGCCCTCACCAAAGCCCCAGTGCCAGGGCCTCAGGACTCAGTCTCCAGCAGGAGCAGCAGAGATGTCCAGGGCACAGATGCAAGTCTTGATGAGGAACTCGATCGAGTCAAGCTGAGTTAA
- the ATOSB gene encoding atos homolog protein B yields MRHVQAELSSSSEPEPGPSQPAVRQGALQGGLLMGYSPAGGATSSGVYQVSIFSPPAGTSEPHRALKRPAPPTEGPRELKRGPGLGAREGLPPEEPSTVGLLGPEGLGVASQHFCHHGLRVVEQGGSATSPWTSGAWSPPCPPSYASCNTLHTRDWASPDPGGQGSLGESPGPAPPGQLHTLDTDLHSLAQTGGKSLVVGVGNRGSPWPRESPGTANGHSPEHTPPGPGPPGPCPTKRRLLPAGEVLDVSSEDEGPAPRRRRGTLGHPPAANSSDAKATPFWSHLLPGPKEPVLDPTDCSPVGRRLKGARRLKLNSLRSLRKGPGLLSPHSASPVPTPAVSRTLLGNFEESLLRGRFAPSGHIEGFTAEIGASGSYCPQHVTLPVTVTFFDVSEQNAPAPFLGVVDLNPLGRKGYSVPKVGTIQVTLFNPNQTVVKMFLVTFDFSDMPAAHMTFLRHRLFLVPVGEEGNASPTCRLLCYLLHLRFRSSRSGRLSLHGDIRLLFSRRSLELDTGLPYELQAVTEAPHNPRYSPFP; encoded by the exons ATGCGCCACGTGCAGGCGGAGCTGTCTTCATCCTCAGAGCCAGAGCCTGGCCCTTCACAGCCTGCAGTCAGGCAGGGGGCCCTCCAGGGTGGCCTGCTCATGGGCTACAGCCCAGCAGGGGGGGCGACTTCCTCCGGGGTCTACCAGGTATCCATCTTTTCCCCTCCAGCTGGTACCTCCGAGCCCCATAGGGCCCTGAAACGGCCAGCCCCACCCACTGAGGGTCCCCGGGAGCTGAAgagaggccctgggctgggggccagaGAGGGACTACCCCCTGAAGAACCATCTACTGTGGGGCTATTGGGCCCAGAGGGACTGGGTGTGGCCAGCCAACATTTCTGCCATCATGGCCTCCGTGTTGTGGAACAGGGAGGTAGCGCCACCTCACCTTGGACTTCCGGGGCCTGGAGTCCCCCCTGTCCCCCATCATATGCTTCCTGCAATACTTTGCACACCAGAGACTGGGCTTCCCCAGATCCAGGGGGACAGGGGTCCCTGGGGGAGTCCCCAGGGCCAGCCCCTCCAGGCCAGCTGCACACACTTGACACTGATTTGCACAGTCTTGCACAAACAGGGGGTAAGAGCCTAGTGGTTGGGGTGGGCAACAGGGGCAGCCCCTGGCCTAGGGAGTCCCCTGGCACTGCCAATGGGCATAGCCCCGAGCACACACCCCCTGGCCCTGGACCTCCAGGCCCCTGCCCCACCAAGCGAAGGCTGCTTCCTGCTGGAGAAGTCCTGGATGTCAGCTCTGAGGATGAGGGGCCAGCCCCTCGGAGGCGCCGGGGAACCCTGGGCCACCCTCCTGCTGCCAACAGTTCTGATGCCAAAGCCACACCCTTCTGGAGTCACCTGCTGCCTGGGCCCAAGGAGCCTGTGCTG GACCCAACAGACTGCAGTCCCGTGGGGCGGAGGCTGAAAGGTGCCCGTCGCCTGAAGCT GAACTCCCTTCGAAGCCTCCGGAAGGGGCCAGGCCTGCTGAGCCCCCACAGTGCCTCCCCTGTTCCTACCCCTGCCGTCAGCCGTACCCTGTTGGGCAACTTTGAG GAATCACTGCTGCGAGGACGCTTTGCACCATCTGGCCACATTGAGGGCTTCACAGCAGAGATTGGAGCTAGCGGATCCTACTGCCCTCAGCATGTCACGCTGCCTGTCACCGTCACCTTCTTTGATGTTTCCGAGCAAAATGCCCCGGCCCCCTTCCTG GGTGTCGTGGACCTGAACCCCCTGGGGAGGAAGGGTTACAGCGTGCCCAAGGTGGGCACCATCCAAGTG ACCTTATTTAACCCCAACCAGACTGTGGTGAAGATGTTCCTTGTGACCTTTGACTTCTCGGACATGCCTGCTGCCCACATGACCTTCCTGCGCCACCGCCTCTTTTTGGTGCCTGTGGGTGAGGAGGGAAATGCTAGCCCCACCTGCCGCCTCCTCTGCTACTTGTTGCACCTCAG GTTCCGGAGCTCCCGCTCAGGCCGCTTAAGCCTACATGGAGACATCCGCCTGCTTTTTTCCCGCCGGAGCCTGGAATTGGACACAGGGCTCCCCTACGAACTGCAGGCTGTGACTGAGGCCCCTCACAATCCACGTTATTCACCTTTTCCCTGA